The following coding sequences are from one Enterococcus sp. 4G2_DIV0659 window:
- a CDS encoding GNAT family N-acetyltransferase has product MKKIIENERLYLRELTLDDFEDLCLILQDEETMYAYESAFTKEKVEDWLRWNMESYRKNRFGLWAIIDKHTSAFIGQCGIVLSDVEGESLLEVGYLVNKHYWNLGYATSASQLCIRYAKNKLHAKKICSIIRNTNRSSQKVAEKNDMTIIQQFDKDYSGQPVRHFVYSLDLTKKIVGGSRCRF; this is encoded by the coding sequence ATGAAAAAAATCATCGAAAATGAACGCCTCTACTTGCGGGAATTGACGCTTGATGATTTCGAAGATTTATGCTTGATTTTACAAGATGAAGAAACAATGTATGCTTATGAATCCGCATTTACAAAAGAAAAAGTCGAAGATTGGTTACGTTGGAATATGGAAAGTTATCGAAAGAACAGGTTTGGGCTATGGGCTATTATTGATAAACATACTTCAGCGTTTATCGGTCAATGCGGCATCGTTTTATCAGACGTTGAGGGAGAATCATTATTAGAAGTTGGTTACTTGGTCAATAAACATTATTGGAACCTCGGCTATGCGACTAGTGCAAGTCAACTGTGTATTCGTTATGCTAAAAACAAACTACATGCAAAGAAAATTTGTTCTATCATCCGAAATACAAATCGTTCCTCGCAAAAAGTAGCAGAAAAAAATGACATGACCATTATTCAACAATTTGATAAAGATTATTCTGGACAGCCAGTTAGACATTTTGTGTATAGTCTTGATTTAACGAAGAAAATAGTAGGAGGAAGTAGATGCCGATTTTAA
- a CDS encoding GNAT family N-acetyltransferase, producing MFLQKYTNDFAELIHHYQLTEEQLLYTGTPEMPIKIAQTNHFIHPVLAIEQGQLTNFFVLDQKKDVALYTTNERALLLRTFSTDQRYQGQGHAKEALRLLPDFIQLHFPKANEVILAVNTQNKPAQRLYEKAGFHYLDKTVQGEFGPLYIMSKKINQKREGDDLNEKNHRK from the coding sequence ATGTTTTTACAAAAATATACCAATGATTTTGCAGAGTTGATTCATCACTATCAATTAACTGAGGAACAACTGCTTTACACTGGAACACCAGAAATGCCGATTAAAATTGCTCAGACAAACCATTTTATTCATCCTGTTTTAGCCATAGAACAAGGACAATTGACGAATTTTTTTGTTTTAGATCAAAAAAAAGATGTTGCTTTGTATACAACAAATGAGCGTGCATTGTTACTTAGAACCTTTTCAACAGACCAACGCTACCAAGGTCAAGGCCATGCAAAAGAAGCATTACGTCTATTACCAGATTTCATTCAACTTCATTTTCCAAAAGCAAATGAAGTTATCCTTGCTGTCAATACACAAAATAAACCTGCTCAAAGACTTTATGAAAAAGCTGGCTTTCACTATTTAGATAAAACGGTTCAAGGAGAATTCGGACCATTATATATTATGAGTAAGAAAATCAATCAAAAAAGGGAAGGTGATGATTTAAATGAAAAAAATCATCGAAAATGA
- a CDS encoding phage major tail protein, TP901-1 family, translated as MTALSGVDVVWRFRLAEDEGNERAWGLAYSTENGYSKSKESESTVTKDGSVVTPGATETTVTATTLYKIGSTQIDKLETAMDENKRVQIWRINTKEVGTGANEGKFKAKYFEGFFTSFEETDSAENKVEYSLEWAIEGAGKNGFASLELDTSEGGDYEFKDTVKVEATP; from the coding sequence ATGACAGCATTAAGTGGAGTAGATGTAGTATGGCGTTTTCGTTTAGCAGAAGACGAAGGAAATGAACGTGCGTGGGGCTTAGCCTACAGCACAGAAAATGGGTATTCAAAATCGAAAGAAAGCGAATCAACTGTTACAAAAGATGGCAGCGTAGTTACGCCAGGAGCAACAGAAACAACGGTTACAGCAACAACATTATATAAAATTGGTTCCACACAAATCGATAAATTAGAAACAGCTATGGATGAAAATAAACGTGTCCAAATTTGGCGCATCAACACAAAAGAAGTTGGCACAGGAGCAAATGAAGGCAAGTTTAAAGCGAAATACTTTGAAGGCTTCTTTACCTCGTTTGAAGAAACGGATTCAGCAGAAAATAAAGTGGAATACTCGCTAGAATGGGCGATTGAAGGCGCTGGTAAGAATGGTTTTGCTTCATTAGAACTTGATACTTCTGAAGGCGGAGATTATGAGTTTAAAGATACTGTGAAAGTGGAAGCAACGCCATAA
- a CDS encoding tail assembly chaperone yields the protein MELAMNEKTFDCRFGYGFLKEINKRYSVERGGMQLKLGVGAIVSNLLLSDVDTLFEVLLIANMTEKPRMTVKFLEDYVEQNGTKGLFEDVINELKKSEYTGMMTNKMLEEAQA from the coding sequence ATGGAATTAGCAATGAACGAAAAAACATTTGATTGTAGATTTGGTTACGGATTCTTAAAAGAAATCAACAAACGTTATTCAGTAGAACGTGGCGGCATGCAGTTAAAACTAGGAGTTGGAGCAATTGTTTCAAATCTTCTATTATCTGATGTGGATACATTATTTGAAGTCTTACTGATTGCCAATATGACAGAAAAACCTCGAATGACGGTCAAATTTTTAGAAGATTACGTTGAACAGAATGGTACAAAAGGATTGTTTGAAGATGTGATCAATGAGCTAAAAAAGTCAGAATATACCGGGATGATGACCAACAAGATGTTGGAAGAAGCACAAGCGTAA
- a CDS encoding phage tail protein, with protein MEYKINVKTILTAVDGGLNGSIAQITESAAQLETQINQLFSSVSDSSDVKTAFNGVKDSFKELETILGNFGLPPIESMFTNFGSQATSQLGRAGDAFNLLGKKTQGLSGIVSTSFSKMQSPFKDLPMKMLDPFISLDSKVTGFTKNLSKTVTSLAPQMAYGMLSLEIGVEKAMDKMGSGALNVAGFFENISLGSKKLAGEVPLITKAFGGIGQGIQKSAGVGTTAMTTMIQGLTSVFGVALKALGPAAILGVALVGLGLMNSQFGDQLGGMITTAIEKGPEVIKGFVNGIISKLPDLMTSGTQLIVGFAEAIAVNLPVIMQSAVDLINALVQGVIESLPTLIPAALMLIESLATSLLSAAPQLLLTGLDLLIALVDGILANKDQIISTVTKIIESFTTNITNNLPLIIGKGIEILTKLAEGIASVLPALIPVALQAITTLVRTLSENLPKLLDAAVEIVGKLCEGLLANLPQILAAAVELILAIVRGIGESIPKVIAAGAKIMVKLLETVIKAVPDLKDAGMNLIQGLIDGIGSMAKAALDAVMDIGKSIGDTFKGLFKIHSPSRWMRDEIGAMLPAGLAIGIERNAHVVDKPMDNLASQIMLPSLDTLDQHLKTVKDVSVQYSSKQIMPQTKQPATFNIKLGNQQFKAFVSDISEAMGQDSAINLAF; from the coding sequence GTGGAATATAAAATTAATGTAAAGACTATTCTAACCGCCGTAGATGGAGGATTGAATGGATCAATAGCGCAAATAACTGAAAGTGCTGCTCAATTGGAAACACAAATTAATCAACTATTTTCATCTGTTTCTGATTCTAGTGATGTGAAAACAGCGTTTAATGGCGTAAAAGACTCCTTCAAAGAGTTGGAAACCATTTTAGGTAATTTTGGGTTACCTCCTATTGAGTCAATGTTTACAAATTTTGGCTCACAGGCGACTAGTCAATTAGGCAGAGCAGGAGATGCATTTAATTTATTAGGTAAAAAAACGCAAGGATTGAGTGGTATTGTTTCTACTAGTTTTAGTAAAATGCAGTCACCGTTTAAAGATTTACCTATGAAAATGTTAGATCCATTCATCTCTTTAGATTCTAAAGTAACAGGTTTTACTAAAAATTTATCGAAAACAGTGACTAGTCTAGCTCCGCAGATGGCCTACGGAATGTTGTCTTTAGAAATAGGAGTAGAAAAAGCTATGGACAAAATGGGTTCAGGTGCATTGAACGTGGCTGGTTTTTTTGAAAATATTTCTTTAGGATCGAAAAAATTAGCTGGAGAAGTACCACTAATTACCAAGGCTTTTGGCGGTATTGGTCAAGGAATACAAAAATCTGCTGGAGTAGGGACCACAGCTATGACGACGATGATACAAGGATTAACTTCTGTTTTTGGAGTGGCTTTGAAAGCGTTGGGACCAGCAGCAATTCTGGGCGTGGCTCTTGTAGGTTTAGGATTGATGAACAGCCAATTCGGTGATCAACTTGGTGGCATGATTACTACTGCCATTGAAAAAGGACCAGAAGTAATCAAAGGATTTGTAAATGGCATTATTTCGAAATTACCAGATTTAATGACTTCGGGTACACAATTAATTGTAGGGTTTGCTGAAGCAATCGCTGTAAACTTACCTGTAATTATGCAGAGTGCGGTTGATTTAATTAATGCGTTAGTTCAAGGAGTGATCGAAAGTTTACCGACATTGATTCCTGCTGCTTTGATGCTGATTGAATCATTAGCCACAAGCTTGTTATCGGCAGCTCCCCAGTTGTTATTGACAGGGTTAGATTTGTTAATTGCTTTAGTTGATGGGATTTTAGCTAATAAGGATCAAATCATTAGTACAGTAACGAAAATAATTGAATCATTCACTACAAATATAACGAATAATTTACCGTTAATCATTGGTAAAGGAATAGAAATTCTAACCAAACTAGCTGAAGGAATTGCTTCTGTCTTGCCAGCCTTAATTCCAGTAGCTTTACAAGCTATTACTACTTTAGTTAGAACACTATCTGAAAATTTACCGAAATTATTAGATGCGGCGGTAGAAATAGTCGGAAAACTTTGTGAAGGATTACTTGCAAATTTACCACAAATTTTAGCTGCAGCTGTCGAATTGATTTTAGCAATAGTAAGAGGAATTGGTGAAAGTATCCCGAAAGTTATTGCTGCAGGGGCTAAAATTATGGTAAAACTTTTGGAAACAGTAATAAAAGCTGTACCAGATTTAAAAGACGCAGGAATGAATCTAATTCAGGGATTAATAGATGGTATCGGAAGTATGGCTAAAGCAGCGTTAGATGCAGTTATGGATATTGGTAAAAGTATTGGAGATACATTCAAAGGTCTTTTCAAAATTCATTCACCATCTCGATGGATGCGTGATGAAATCGGAGCGATGTTACCAGCAGGTTTAGCCATTGGTATCGAAAGAAACGCTCATGTAGTTGATAAGCCAATGGACAACTTAGCTTCTCAAATTATGTTACCTAGTTTAGACACTCTAGATCAGCATTTAAAAACAGTAAAAGACGTTTCAGTACAATATAGTAGCAAGCAAATAATGCCCCAAACAAAACAACCAGCAACATTCAACATCAAACTTGGCAATCAGCAATTCAAAGCCTTCGTTTCAGACATTTCTGAAGCAATGGGACAAGACTCTGCTATTAACCTAGCATTTTAG
- a CDS encoding distal tail protein Dit produces the protein MYYFEDTTKKVHKDELILPSSAMMYDGFYIEKRIEGYRTLAVTGREMLSLDVQTQETQVGSIKLNQKLPARTIKVTYQLIGKDAKDVQKKYHHLMQILYKESDVEIRFKDELDYHYYGQYTTTDDVRGDTNSIISSFDILCTNPKKYSVLLKTDGEITTYLPYQTIPEKIEVTIAKFGSLTITNGEKKIKITSYNLSEGDQIVFDFIKGKVFVNTVDQTFLLDLESDFENFTLQTGQTIRCNNGEMVISYREVQL, from the coding sequence ATGTATTATTTTGAAGACACAACCAAAAAAGTCCATAAAGATGAGTTGATCCTTCCTTCTTCAGCAATGATGTATGACGGTTTTTATATCGAAAAAAGGATAGAAGGTTATCGAACATTAGCAGTCACAGGAAGAGAAATGTTGTCACTTGATGTACAAACACAAGAAACCCAAGTCGGAAGTATCAAATTAAATCAAAAATTACCTGCTCGAACAATCAAAGTAACCTATCAACTCATCGGAAAAGATGCAAAAGATGTGCAAAAAAAATACCATCATCTGATGCAAATACTGTATAAAGAATCGGATGTGGAAATTCGCTTTAAAGATGAGCTGGATTATCATTATTATGGACAATATACAACAACTGACGATGTTCGTGGAGATACCAATAGCATTATTTCAAGTTTTGATATTCTTTGTACAAATCCAAAAAAATATTCAGTGTTATTAAAAACAGATGGTGAGATTACTACCTATCTTCCTTATCAGACAATACCTGAAAAAATTGAGGTAACCATTGCAAAATTTGGTTCATTAACAATTACAAATGGAGAAAAAAAAATTAAAATTACTAGCTATAATTTAAGTGAAGGGGATCAGATTGTCTTTGATTTCATAAAAGGAAAAGTTTTTGTGAATACTGTAGATCAGACTTTTTTACTTGATTTAGAAAGTGATTTTGAAAATTTCACCCTCCAAACAGGACAAACAATTCGTTGTAATAATGGAGAAATGGTTATTTCCTACCGGGAGGTGCAATTATGA
- a CDS encoding phage tail spike protein, giving the protein MTESVYFFDEHQHLIRLVKENELIEVVQEKEITSNKDELMKDTLNVSTVYDEELNQAAYMAVKENASSYSLYRIILDSESENSLSFVGISFAPDELDSYVVKNVQVKNETIKTTLQKILAETEWRVGKIDVNLPSITDDFSFLSVRDALKTIQAHGCEILFKYKIDGIGITDKWLEVYREIGKPSNQRFTYGEKALSIVKEQDRNQVYTSLIGRGRGEDVGDGKGKRIEFTDIEWKKANGKPLDKPKGQNWLEFPAMTKQYGIPLKNGGMRKREKVIVFDEDDDPATLLQHTYESLIEYSRPLTQFKTEILGGDTIGNTVTIHRHDRNYHYKTRIFKVKIDRLTGKVEAGLGDNITKSISKATSELKGNVNSLEEKKMTFYDSEEISKWQDDIIRGARGGSIKLMNGIETGKSNSREPYQMVWMNKDSLETSDHFLVANSEGIGFIDGDFNKGKYKTAWTIDGKFNADFIQAGTIRGRMIEGCEFRTLDDTFQIKILDGTIIFSDKKVKKRLGSISATLSNGKVNGFAVIQQPGFIFSLNSGSKDKENTSNYVIQIPKASTMEEPKLNSRALWKHNGDLHITGKLFINGKEITGNGSGGSGGTPPTPPPELTTDQEKNAWVIWQFFKNKGWTEQSIAGMLGNIQSESGIIPDIDEISGGGGYGLTQWTPKSKLVNWCNENGLDYRTLDSQCRRIQWEMENNVQWFYNSLRPDIDYISFRDFTKLADVAHAAECFIALYEHPENPYQPARAQQAQYWYDKLKNLKPGTATGAAGLAHLETLYKQPLGNGQCYAVSAEYSGFLGGCGLGAGTGYPLNHNIGDTEAAAEIGSAYDWAAVGWKVIFNPTYEQLVSGAIINWKRGGNIGGFNVDYTYGHTGVIRGITNGGFQTYEQNIGLGQVVGKYERLWIGSSEISSIVIPPK; this is encoded by the coding sequence ATGACAGAAAGTGTTTATTTTTTTGATGAGCATCAGCATTTAATTCGACTGGTTAAAGAAAATGAATTGATAGAAGTTGTGCAAGAAAAAGAAATCACGTCAAACAAAGATGAATTAATGAAGGATACGTTAAATGTATCGACTGTTTATGATGAAGAATTAAATCAAGCAGCGTATATGGCTGTTAAAGAAAATGCCTCTTCGTACAGTCTGTATAGAATTATTTTAGATAGTGAATCAGAAAATAGTTTATCTTTTGTAGGCATTAGTTTCGCACCAGATGAGCTAGATTCCTATGTGGTCAAAAATGTACAGGTGAAAAATGAAACAATTAAGACTACCTTGCAGAAAATACTAGCTGAAACAGAATGGCGAGTAGGAAAAATCGACGTAAATTTACCTTCAATAACAGATGATTTCAGTTTTCTTTCTGTAAGGGATGCGTTAAAAACTATTCAAGCTCATGGGTGTGAAATTTTATTTAAATATAAAATTGACGGTATTGGCATCACGGATAAATGGCTAGAAGTCTATCGTGAAATCGGCAAACCTAGCAATCAACGTTTTACTTATGGCGAGAAAGCTTTAAGTATTGTAAAAGAACAAGATCGAAATCAAGTCTACACAAGTTTGATTGGTCGTGGTCGTGGAGAAGATGTTGGTGATGGTAAAGGGAAGCGGATTGAATTTACCGATATTGAATGGAAAAAAGCAAACGGCAAGCCATTAGATAAACCGAAAGGGCAAAATTGGCTAGAGTTCCCTGCAATGACGAAACAATATGGTATTCCTTTAAAAAATGGTGGAATGAGGAAACGTGAAAAAGTGATTGTTTTTGATGAAGATGACGATCCAGCTACATTATTACAGCACACGTATGAGTCTCTTATCGAATATTCTCGTCCGTTAACGCAATTTAAAACAGAGATTTTAGGCGGAGATACAATCGGAAATACAGTGACCATTCATCGACATGACCGAAATTATCATTATAAAACCCGAATTTTTAAAGTGAAAATCGATCGTTTAACTGGAAAAGTTGAAGCAGGTTTAGGTGATAATATAACGAAAAGTATCTCAAAAGCAACTTCAGAGCTAAAAGGAAATGTAAATTCTTTAGAAGAGAAAAAAATGACTTTTTATGATTCGGAAGAAATTTCTAAGTGGCAAGATGACATTATTCGAGGGGCCAGAGGCGGTTCTATAAAATTGATGAACGGGATTGAAACAGGAAAATCTAATAGTCGTGAGCCGTATCAAATGGTATGGATGAATAAAGATTCTTTGGAAACAAGCGATCATTTTCTAGTAGCAAATAGTGAAGGCATTGGTTTTATTGACGGAGATTTTAATAAAGGGAAGTATAAAACAGCTTGGACCATTGATGGAAAGTTCAATGCTGATTTTATTCAAGCAGGAACGATTCGAGGTCGAATGATAGAAGGTTGCGAATTTAGAACACTAGACGATACATTTCAAATAAAGATTTTAGATGGAACTATTATTTTTAGTGACAAAAAAGTAAAGAAAAGATTAGGGTCTATAAGCGCAACATTGAGTAATGGGAAAGTAAATGGATTTGCGGTTATTCAACAGCCAGGGTTTATTTTTTCGTTGAATTCTGGAAGTAAAGATAAAGAAAATACGTCTAACTATGTTATTCAAATACCAAAAGCAAGCACCATGGAAGAACCTAAGTTAAATTCACGAGCACTATGGAAACATAATGGTGATTTGCACATTACAGGTAAGTTATTCATAAATGGAAAAGAAATTACAGGTAATGGTAGTGGTGGATCTGGTGGTACTCCGCCAACTCCACCGCCAGAACTCACAACTGATCAAGAAAAAAATGCATGGGTAATCTGGCAATTCTTTAAAAATAAAGGATGGACAGAGCAATCTATAGCTGGAATGTTAGGGAATATCCAATCGGAATCAGGCATTATACCAGATATTGATGAAATAAGTGGTGGCGGTGGTTATGGACTAACCCAATGGACACCAAAATCTAAACTGGTTAATTGGTGCAATGAAAATGGGCTAGATTATCGAACGTTGGATTCTCAATGTCGACGCATACAATGGGAAATGGAAAACAATGTTCAGTGGTTTTATAATTCTTTACGTCCAGATATCGATTATATATCTTTTAGAGATTTTACGAAACTTGCTGATGTTGCGCATGCTGCAGAATGTTTTATTGCATTGTACGAACATCCAGAAAACCCTTATCAACCGGCTAGAGCACAGCAAGCCCAATATTGGTATGACAAGTTAAAAAATTTGAAACCTGGAACGGCAACTGGAGCGGCTGGATTGGCTCATTTAGAAACATTGTATAAACAACCTTTGGGAAACGGGCAATGCTATGCAGTATCAGCGGAATATTCTGGATTTTTGGGTGGTTGTGGCTTAGGTGCAGGTACAGGATATCCCTTAAATCACAATATTGGCGATACAGAAGCGGCAGCTGAAATAGGTAGTGCTTATGATTGGGCGGCAGTTGGATGGAAAGTAATTTTTAATCCGACATATGAACAGCTAGTTTCTGGTGCAATCATTAACTGGAAACGTGGAGGAAATATAGGTGGCTTTAATGTTGATTATACTTATGGTCATACAGGAGTCATTCGAGGTATAACAAATGGTGGTTTTCAAACCTATGAACAAAATATCGGTTTAGGACAAGTGGTTGGAAAATATGAACGTCTATGGATTGGATCAAGTGAAATCAGTTCAATTGTTATACCACCTAAATAA
- a CDS encoding phage baseplate upper protein: MSIIYPIFLSTTQPNDNIPTLMIRQFDEGTQVLDVTVTEHGKPKDMSNLTPFFCVKQGHHTGLGISEQKVTKIIDAKKGKFQYTLTNYDMQNVGENTAYFSFRELQKDLSWRQQFSTRDFTYQVKESIYEDGIKDSNYIWTFEEILRYFTEWVKTCQEVYDDWYLAAQEELQRIITEFQGWIKTNQECYDQWTTVQRAEFDQWFASIKEILDENAAGKLLNLLEELKKAHFTLKSGEVGVLRTIRDDKFSLNHTVTKLGTVTHEKEASALVVAEIDSQKQNTFFLRKVGSI; the protein is encoded by the coding sequence ATGTCAATTATCTATCCAATTTTTTTATCAACAACACAACCAAATGATAATATTCCAACACTTATGATTCGTCAATTTGACGAAGGAACACAAGTGTTGGATGTGACAGTGACAGAACATGGGAAACCAAAAGACATGTCCAATTTGACCCCTTTTTTCTGTGTTAAGCAAGGGCATCACACAGGCTTAGGTATTTCAGAACAAAAAGTTACTAAAATCATTGATGCGAAAAAAGGGAAGTTTCAATATACATTAACAAATTATGATATGCAAAATGTTGGAGAAAATACAGCTTACTTTAGTTTTAGAGAACTTCAAAAAGACTTAAGTTGGCGCCAACAATTTTCAACAAGGGACTTTACTTATCAAGTAAAAGAAAGTATTTATGAGGATGGAATCAAAGATAGCAACTATATTTGGACATTTGAAGAAATTTTACGTTATTTTACTGAATGGGTGAAAACTTGTCAGGAAGTTTATGATGACTGGTATTTAGCAGCACAAGAAGAGTTACAACGGATTATTACAGAGTTTCAAGGGTGGATTAAAACAAATCAAGAGTGTTATGATCAATGGACTACGGTTCAACGAGCAGAATTCGATCAATGGTTTGCTTCGATTAAAGAAATCTTAGATGAAAATGCAGCGGGGAAACTGCTGAATCTGCTTGAAGAATTAAAGAAAGCTCACTTTACTCTGAAGAGCGGAGAAGTAGGTGTTCTTAGAACGATTCGTGATGATAAATTTAGCTTGAATCATACTGTGACTAAACTAGGAACTGTTACACATGAAAAAGAAGCATCCGCTTTAGTAGTTGCAGAAATCGACAGTCAAAAACAAAATACCTTCTTTTTACGAAAGGTGGGATCGATATAG
- a CDS encoding collagen-like protein: MIDIVELKSDGVLVYPKTHANAVEGLTTIKGEKGDTGPAGPVGPKGATGATGPQGVKGSTGATGPQGPAGLNATTTTAATQTANGLMSAADKKKLDTLPTITFNKVGSV, encoded by the coding sequence ATGATAGATATCGTTGAATTAAAAAGTGATGGCGTCCTTGTTTATCCAAAAACACATGCGAATGCAGTGGAAGGATTAACAACAATCAAAGGTGAAAAAGGAGACACAGGACCAGCAGGGCCGGTTGGTCCAAAGGGAGCGACAGGAGCAACTGGACCGCAAGGCGTAAAAGGATCGACAGGTGCAACAGGACCACAAGGACCAGCTGGACTGAATGCGACAACGACTACAGCAGCAACTCAAACAGCTAATGGATTAATGAGTGCTGCAGATAAGAAAAAATTAGATACATTACCAACAATAACTTTCAATAAGGTGGGATCAGTATAA
- a CDS encoding tyrosine-type recombinase/integrase produces MAKPKKLKNGMYSYRFKVKSPISGKWIDKYTTQFTAQQCYDIEIKAKNDALMGISPEKMLLIPFFDLWVDTFKKGTVGYEHLGKIKATRKSLVEFFGLEISLKAIDRIKYQRWLNHMGIELNLAKKTVSDKHKIAKAMFTEAIDSGYLFQNPANKAKVVGRDTTGERKKTLTPDEWLTLKEVILTSEDSASKYISLVMMYLGTRFQETTGLTKNDFDFKNHVLSVDKAFDYKRTKKNTTTKTVNSVRMVDLPSDLETIIKDYIAKSEQSKKVVNLHSAKQEYLFTNEFGVPITNKALNKYLEKKCKIAGIPKITSHAFRHARVDLLVLAGSDMIYTQKQLGHKDASVTLQYYSTLNKEIREKNKRITEEFFKNIESGS; encoded by the coding sequence ATGGCTAAACCAAAAAAATTAAAAAACGGTATGTATTCATATAGATTTAAAGTAAAGAGTCCTATTAGTGGTAAATGGATTGATAAATATACAACGCAATTCACTGCTCAACAATGTTATGACATTGAGATTAAAGCAAAAAATGATGCGTTAATGGGGATATCACCAGAAAAAATGTTACTAATTCCTTTCTTTGATCTTTGGGTTGACACTTTCAAAAAAGGGACGGTAGGCTATGAACACCTTGGTAAAATAAAAGCTACTAGAAAATCATTAGTAGAATTTTTTGGTCTTGAAATATCTCTTAAAGCAATTGATCGAATTAAATATCAACGTTGGCTTAATCACATGGGGATAGAATTGAATCTTGCTAAAAAAACAGTTTCTGATAAGCATAAAATAGCAAAAGCTATGTTTACTGAAGCTATTGATTCTGGCTATCTTTTCCAAAATCCAGCTAATAAAGCAAAAGTTGTAGGACGTGATACTACTGGAGAAAGAAAGAAAACTTTAACTCCCGATGAATGGCTGACTTTGAAAGAGGTTATACTCACATCGGAGGACAGCGCGTCTAAGTATATTTCATTGGTTATGATGTATTTGGGAACAAGATTTCAAGAAACTACAGGTCTTACTAAAAATGATTTTGATTTCAAAAACCATGTGCTATCAGTTGATAAAGCTTTTGATTACAAGAGGACGAAAAAAAACACAACAACAAAAACTGTGAATTCTGTTCGAATGGTAGACTTACCATCTGACTTAGAAACGATTATAAAAGATTATATTGCTAAATCAGAACAATCAAAAAAGGTCGTTAACTTACACAGTGCAAAACAGGAATATCTTTTTACAAATGAATTCGGAGTCCCTATCACGAATAAAGCACTAAATAAATATCTTGAAAAAAAATGCAAAATCGCTGGTATTCCAAAAATTACCTCTCATGCTTTTCGACATGCTAGAGTAGATTTACTAGTTCTTGCCGGAAGTGACATGATCTATACACAAAAACAGTTAGGTCATAAAGATGCTTCTGTCACATTGCAATATTACAGTACATTAAATAAAGAAATCAGAGAAAAGAATAAACGAATTACAGAGGAATTTTTCAAAAATATCGAAAGTGGCTCGTAG
- a CDS encoding ImmA/IrrE family metallo-endopeptidase: MNLDYDTYFEYHDQSYQVIEKVANYYGLELKDLRWDHYRDYAIDVENIKIVPYGFGHISSKLLSANILKMGDAVGISYNTSMVDGRQRFSILHEIGHFFFDLNQEEYRQGFSELLNGSGYSEEDMPREQRANVFASLAMANNEAIKDCLKSGMSFSKMCNEFQLSNAALYVRLFDFLTKLFMLNPNIARQTLNNYRYAGDNSKIIEIIRMGL, encoded by the coding sequence ATGAACCTAGACTACGACACTTATTTTGAATACCATGATCAAAGTTATCAAGTTATTGAAAAAGTTGCTAATTACTACGGACTTGAACTAAAAGATTTACGGTGGGATCATTATAGAGATTACGCAATAGATGTGGAAAATATCAAGATCGTTCCATATGGGTTTGGTCACATTTCATCCAAGTTACTCTCTGCAAATATATTAAAAATGGGCGATGCTGTCGGCATAAGTTACAACACATCAATGGTTGATGGTAGACAGCGTTTTTCTATTTTACATGAAATTGGCCATTTCTTTTTTGATCTAAACCAGGAGGAATATAGGCAAGGATTTTCGGAATTGTTAAATGGTAGTGGTTATTCAGAAGAGGATATGCCAAGAGAGCAAAGAGCCAATGTATTTGCATCACTAGCGATGGCTAACAATGAGGCAATAAAAGATTGCCTAAAAAGTGGAATGAGTTTCTCAAAAATGTGCAACGAATTCCAGCTAAGCAATGCTGCTCTCTATGTCCGGCTATTTGATTTTTTGACAAAGTTATTTATGCTTAACCCCAACATCGCAAGACAAACATTAAATAATTATAGATATGCTGGTGACAATTCAAAAATTATCGAAATTATAAGAATGGGCTTATAA